A genomic segment from Halogeometricum sp. S3BR5-2 encodes:
- a CDS encoding inorganic phosphate transporter: MVEILLVVGLLVAVFVGFNIGGSSTGVAFGPAVGSGLLSKLAAAALMTAFALLGAWTAGREVIKTMGGQIVPQSEFTLAASVAVLFFVGLALLISNTFGVPASTSMTAVGAIAGLGVATGTLDEGVMLEIVSWWIVAPVIAFWTCAMVGRYVYPHLDAKLKLDSSPGPLVEIDKYGIPTPKLGPNTTVREAASTVLVVVIACYMAYSAGASNAANAVAPLVGNGALGINEGILLGAGAIGLGAFTIARRTLDTVGNDLTELPILAALIVETVSASLITFLSYIGIPASLAVSATMCIVGLGWGRATRTVTIGEAIGGKSPGMSVNALTAETREDVPPVGEESETDLAGSDLFDPGTTGRVIFFWLLTPSLSAVASYALFSVTPL, from the coding sequence GTGGTCGAAATACTCCTCGTCGTCGGCCTCCTCGTCGCCGTCTTCGTCGGCTTCAACATCGGCGGCTCCTCCACCGGCGTGGCCTTCGGCCCGGCCGTCGGCAGCGGCCTCCTCAGCAAACTCGCCGCGGCCGCGCTGATGACCGCGTTCGCCCTGCTCGGCGCGTGGACCGCCGGACGGGAGGTCATCAAGACGATGGGCGGTCAGATCGTCCCGCAGTCGGAGTTCACGCTCGCGGCGAGCGTCGCCGTCCTCTTCTTCGTCGGCCTCGCCCTGCTCATCTCGAACACGTTCGGCGTCCCCGCCTCCACCTCCATGACCGCCGTCGGCGCCATCGCCGGTCTCGGCGTCGCCACGGGGACGCTCGACGAGGGCGTGATGCTCGAAATCGTCTCGTGGTGGATCGTCGCCCCCGTCATCGCCTTCTGGACCTGCGCCATGGTCGGCCGGTACGTCTACCCGCACCTCGACGCGAAACTCAAACTCGACAGTTCGCCGGGACCGCTCGTCGAGATAGACAAATACGGTATCCCGACGCCGAAACTGGGGCCGAACACCACCGTCCGCGAGGCGGCCAGCACCGTCCTCGTCGTCGTCATCGCCTGCTACATGGCCTACTCGGCGGGCGCGTCGAACGCCGCGAACGCCGTCGCGCCCCTCGTCGGCAACGGCGCCCTCGGAATCAACGAGGGCATCCTCCTCGGCGCGGGCGCCATCGGCCTCGGCGCGTTCACCATCGCCCGCCGGACGCTCGACACCGTCGGCAACGACCTCACCGAACTCCCGATTCTCGCGGCGCTCATCGTCGAGACGGTGTCGGCGTCGCTCATCACGTTCCTCTCGTACATCGGCATCCCCGCCAGCCTCGCCGTCTCGGCGACGATGTGCATCGTCGGCCTCGGGTGGGGTCGGGCGACCCGCACGGTGACCATCGGCGAGGCCATCGGCGGGAAATCGCCCGGCATGTCGGTGAACGCCCTGACCGCCGAGACGCGCGAGGACGTGCCGCCGGTCGGCGAGGAGTCCGAGACGGACCTCGCCGGGTCGGACCTGTTCGACCCGGGGACGACCGGCCGCGTCATCTTCTTCTGGCTACTCACGCCGTCGCTGTCGGCCGTCGCCTCCTACGCGCTGTTCTCGGTCACGCCGCTGTGA
- the fer gene encoding ferredoxin Fer: protein MPTVEYLNYEVLDDNGWEIDDDDLFEKAADADFDDEDYGSLEVNQGEYILEAAEAQGYDWPFSCRAGACANCAAILKEGEIEMDMQQILSDEEVSDKNVRLTCIGSPEADEVKIVYNAKHLDYLQNRVI from the coding sequence ATGCCCACGGTAGAATACCTCAACTACGAAGTACTCGACGACAACGGCTGGGAAATCGACGACGACGACCTCTTCGAGAAGGCCGCCGACGCGGACTTCGACGACGAAGACTACGGCTCTCTCGAAGTCAACCAGGGCGAGTACATCCTCGAAGCGGCCGAGGCGCAGGGCTACGACTGGCCCTTCTCGTGCCGCGCGGGCGCCTGCGCGAACTGCGCGGCCATCCTGAAAGAGGGCGAAATCGAGATGGACATGCAGCAGATTCTCTCCGACGAGGAGGTCTCTGACAAGAACGTCCGTCTCACCTGCATCGGGTCGCCGGAGGCAGACGAGGTCAAAATCGTCTACAACGCGAAGCACCTCGACTACCTCCAGAACCGCGTCATCTAA
- a CDS encoding helix-turn-helix domain-containing protein, with protein sequence MTALLQFTVQSDEFVLGEALDVDAATYIELTQFVPVGEALIPYFWADTEDDDAVASAVRASEYVESVDKLNGATGRSLFQVRWKPGVDGLLDALETHDLAVQRAICSEGSWRFELIAEDRETFAEFQSTCKEKGLDLTVTRLSDSIARDSALYGLTDKQRNALLEAYEAGYYDVNRTVRLGEISEELEISQQALGALLRRGTGSLIEHTIAVEHSV encoded by the coding sequence ATGACCGCCTTGCTCCAGTTCACCGTCCAGAGCGACGAGTTCGTCCTCGGAGAGGCGCTGGACGTGGACGCCGCGACGTACATCGAACTCACCCAGTTCGTCCCCGTCGGAGAGGCCCTCATCCCGTACTTCTGGGCGGACACGGAGGACGACGACGCGGTCGCTTCGGCGGTCCGCGCCTCCGAGTACGTGGAGTCGGTCGACAAACTCAACGGTGCGACCGGACGGAGTCTGTTCCAGGTGCGGTGGAAGCCGGGCGTCGACGGGTTGCTCGACGCCCTGGAGACGCACGACCTCGCGGTCCAACGGGCCATCTGCTCGGAGGGCAGTTGGCGATTCGAACTCATCGCCGAAGATAGAGAGACGTTCGCGGAGTTCCAATCCACCTGCAAGGAGAAGGGACTCGACCTGACGGTGACTCGCTTGTCGGACAGTATCGCCCGCGACAGCGCCCTGTACGGGTTGACCGACAAGCAACGAAACGCGCTCCTCGAGGCGTACGAAGCGGGCTATTACGACGTGAACCGAACGGTCAGACTCGGAGAGATAAGCGAGGAACTGGAGATAAGCCAGCAGGCGCTCGGCGCACTCCTCAGACGCGGGACCGGTTCCCTGATCGAGCACACCATCGCCGTCGAACACAGCGTGTAG
- a CDS encoding bacterio-opsin activator domain-containing protein: protein MPSDAPLALYVDPDPDRADALRSALRESHPDLRLRTVTTVSAAETALSESSVDCVVARLTLSGAESSGEDPAGDTSSVDAAPSAPDDGVDYLASVAARYPSVTTVLFDTERSPELLGRVREAGVDEYVRDTGPDGAAVLGDYAVAARTAPPDRTDAESRETRETLETLLDVSSDLILSIDEENTIRFVNSAVEDVLGYAPEELVGEPLDVITPDEMGARHRRGLARYLETGERRLDWGEVELPGVHRDGHEVRLSLAFNELGSTDGRRFVGIARDVTERKRRERDLERYEAMVETVQDGVYVLDDRSRFVAVNRAFTELVGRSEEELLGEPATTVSDEETNEEVESLLAELLRNDGNAVTYETTVSTPRGDVPTETRISPFPLGDGTYGRVGVVRDVTERQRRESQLASLNETAQALTTAETAEEVCELAVRAAAETLELPLSDIKLYDDGGELVVTARTDAAEEYVGDGSLFGPDSDVPWRVYASSTSAVYDDLAAEESSESPLRSAIVLPIGKYGVFVSGRTEASAFSETDVVLANILVANVRAALERTDREQTLREQKAELEARTATLERVNRINTVIRDLTRALTEATSREEIEQVVCTQLANADPYRFVWIGEQETVNGDLVPRASAGVGRGYLEEITVTVDDSPTGRGPAGRAVRTREPQVQNNLHTDPPFEPWRAKALQRGFRASISIPLVYKETMYGVLNLYAGEPGVFDDLEVNVLEELGKTIGFAINALERRKALVSDRAVELEFRMDDVDIPPVTLPRETESTFELDALVERGDGEVRIFFVVDGIDPDEALSVSSQLTTIGNASLISERDDGHLYEATLEDGNFFGALLDYGAHPTGFTATPDGATLTVELPRTGDIRAFLDMLLRTYDGVELVARRELERPIQTESEFRALYRKRLTDRQEEVLRTAYFAGFFDWPRKATGKQVAELLDVSQPTVNRHVRKGEYELFSLVFGEQRPDDESV, encoded by the coding sequence ATGCCCTCAGACGCACCCCTCGCCCTCTACGTCGACCCCGACCCTGACCGCGCCGACGCGCTTCGTTCGGCCCTCCGGGAGTCGCACCCGGACCTCCGGCTTCGGACCGTCACGACCGTCTCGGCCGCCGAGACGGCGCTCTCGGAGTCGTCGGTCGACTGCGTGGTCGCCCGCCTGACGCTCTCGGGCGCCGAGTCGTCCGGAGAGGATCCGGCCGGCGACACATCGTCCGTCGACGCCGCCCCGTCCGCCCCCGACGACGGCGTGGACTACCTCGCGTCCGTCGCCGCGCGGTATCCGTCGGTCACGACGGTCCTGTTCGATACCGAACGCTCGCCTGAACTCCTCGGCCGGGTCCGTGAGGCGGGGGTCGACGAGTACGTCCGGGACACCGGCCCCGACGGCGCCGCCGTCCTCGGCGACTACGCCGTCGCCGCCCGGACGGCGCCGCCCGACCGGACGGACGCGGAGTCCCGGGAGACCCGAGAGACGCTTGAGACGCTCCTCGACGTCTCCTCGGACCTCATCCTCTCCATCGACGAGGAGAACACCATCCGGTTCGTGAACTCGGCCGTCGAGGACGTCCTCGGCTACGCGCCGGAGGAACTCGTGGGCGAACCGCTCGACGTCATCACGCCCGACGAGATGGGGGCGCGCCACAGGCGGGGACTGGCCCGCTATCTGGAGACGGGCGAACGGCGCCTCGACTGGGGGGAGGTCGAACTCCCGGGCGTTCACCGCGACGGCCACGAGGTACGGCTGAGCCTCGCGTTCAACGAACTCGGCTCGACGGACGGGCGACGCTTCGTCGGCATCGCCCGCGACGTCACCGAGCGAAAGCGCCGCGAGCGCGATTTAGAGCGGTACGAGGCGATGGTCGAAACCGTCCAGGACGGCGTGTACGTCCTCGACGACCGGAGCCGGTTCGTCGCGGTCAACCGGGCGTTCACCGAACTCGTCGGGCGATCCGAGGAGGAACTGCTCGGCGAACCGGCGACGACCGTATCCGACGAGGAGACGAACGAGGAGGTCGAGTCGCTGCTGGCGGAGTTGCTGCGAAACGACGGGAACGCCGTCACGTACGAGACGACGGTGTCGACGCCGCGGGGGGACGTCCCCACGGAGACGCGCATCTCGCCGTTCCCCTTGGGCGACGGGACGTACGGCCGCGTCGGCGTCGTCCGCGACGTCACCGAGCGACAGCGTAGGGAGTCGCAACTCGCCTCGCTCAACGAGACGGCGCAGGCGCTGACGACCGCCGAGACGGCCGAGGAGGTGTGCGAACTGGCCGTCCGGGCGGCCGCGGAGACGCTGGAACTCCCCCTCTCGGACATCAAACTGTACGACGACGGGGGCGAACTCGTCGTCACCGCGCGCACCGACGCCGCCGAGGAGTACGTCGGCGACGGGTCGCTGTTCGGCCCGGACTCCGACGTGCCGTGGCGGGTGTACGCCAGCAGCACCAGCGCGGTGTACGACGACCTGGCCGCCGAGGAGTCCTCGGAGTCGCCGCTCCGGAGCGCCATCGTCCTCCCCATCGGCAAGTACGGCGTCTTCGTCAGCGGTCGCACGGAGGCGAGCGCGTTCTCCGAGACGGACGTCGTCCTGGCGAACATCCTCGTCGCCAACGTGCGCGCCGCCCTCGAACGCACCGACAGAGAGCAGACGCTGCGCGAACAGAAAGCGGAGTTGGAGGCGCGCACGGCGACCTTAGAGCGCGTGAACCGCATCAACACCGTCATCCGCGACCTGACGCGGGCGCTCACGGAGGCGACCTCCCGCGAGGAGATAGAGCAGGTCGTCTGCACGCAGTTGGCCAACGCCGACCCCTACCGGTTCGTCTGGATCGGCGAACAGGAGACCGTAAACGGGGACCTCGTCCCCCGCGCGTCCGCCGGCGTCGGCCGCGGCTACTTAGAGGAGATAACCGTCACCGTCGACGACAGTCCGACCGGTCGGGGACCGGCCGGTCGGGCGGTCCGAACGCGCGAACCGCAGGTGCAGAACAACCTCCACACCGACCCGCCGTTCGAACCGTGGCGCGCGAAGGCGCTCCAGCGGGGGTTCCGCGCCTCCATCTCCATCCCGCTCGTGTACAAGGAGACGATGTACGGCGTGTTGAACCTGTACGCGGGCGAACCCGGCGTCTTCGACGACCTGGAGGTGAACGTGCTGGAGGAACTCGGCAAGACCATCGGCTTCGCCATCAACGCCCTCGAACGGCGCAAGGCGCTCGTCAGCGACCGGGCGGTGGAACTGGAGTTCCGGATGGACGACGTGGACATCCCGCCCGTCACGCTGCCGCGAGAGACCGAGAGCACGTTCGAACTCGACGCGCTGGTCGAACGGGGCGACGGCGAGGTTCGCATCTTCTTCGTCGTCGACGGCATCGACCCCGACGAGGCGCTGTCCGTCTCCTCGCAACTGACGACCATCGGGAACGCGAGCCTCATCTCCGAACGCGACGACGGCCACCTGTACGAGGCCACGTTGGAGGACGGGAACTTCTTCGGTGCGCTCCTCGACTACGGCGCGCACCCCACCGGGTTCACGGCGACGCCCGACGGCGCGACGCTCACCGTCGAACTCCCGCGGACCGGCGACATCCGGGCGTTCCTCGACATGCTCCTCCGGACGTACGACGGGGTCGAACTCGTCGCCCGCCGCGAACTCGAACGGCCCATCCAGACCGAATCGGAGTTCCGCGCGCTCTACCGCAAGCGCCTCACGGACCGACAGGAGGAGGTGCTCCGGACGGCGTACTTCGCGGGCTTCTTCGACTGGCCCCGGAAGGCGACCGGAAAACAGGTCGCGGAACTCCTCGACGTCTCACAGCCGACGGTGAACCGGCACGTTCGGAAGGGCGAGTACGAACTGTTCTCGCTCGTGTTCGGGGAGCAGCGACCGGACGATGAATCAGTATAG
- a CDS encoding HalOD1 output domain-containing protein, with protein sequence MSECQTVCVSSEGDVCFAVIDAVSELTATDPLELEPLGAVVDTDAVETLFDSAPSGTVRHDASLSFRYENCDVTVGSDGTVSATRAATTATFESEYPAASAVDVGSAAGGRGDADVR encoded by the coding sequence ATGAGTGAGTGTCAAACCGTCTGCGTCAGTTCTGAGGGAGACGTCTGTTTCGCCGTAATCGATGCCGTGTCGGAACTCACGGCCACCGACCCGCTCGAACTCGAACCGCTGGGGGCCGTCGTCGACACCGACGCCGTCGAGACGCTGTTCGACTCCGCGCCGTCCGGGACCGTCCGACACGACGCCAGCCTGTCGTTCCGATACGAGAACTGCGACGTGACCGTCGGGAGCGACGGAACCGTCTCCGCGACCCGCGCGGCGACGACGGCGACGTTCGAGTCCGAGTACCCCGCCGCTTCCGCCGTCGACGTGGGGTCGGCGGCGGGCGGCCGAGGCGATGCCGACGTCCGGTAA
- a CDS encoding DUF7576 family protein → MPTSGNSTDRPDGGSESTEFRVGRVTVGRWTLMRYPDDEAAEEGRRRDDEVAEECRRSDADADGKLCAACGEAVDPTRRHPAAIAPDDSSTVYLFCGDACRTAWMDDGENGRRDG, encoded by the coding sequence ATGCCGACGTCCGGTAACTCGACGGACCGTCCCGACGGAGGGTCCGAGTCGACCGAGTTCCGCGTCGGACGCGTCACCGTCGGCAGGTGGACGCTGATGCGGTATCCGGACGACGAAGCCGCCGAGGAGGGACGCCGCCGGGACGACGAAGTCGCCGAGGAGTGTCGCCGCTCGGACGCCGACGCGGACGGGAAACTGTGCGCCGCCTGCGGGGAGGCGGTCGACCCGACGCGCCGGCATCCGGCCGCCATCGCTCCGGACGACTCCTCGACCGTCTACCTGTTCTGCGGCGACGCCTGCAGGACGGCGTGGATGGACGACGGCGAGAACGGTCGGCGCGACGGCTGA
- a CDS encoding A24 family peptidase gives MFASVPDLLRLVVLPLLGWAAWRDIETRRVPSVVWYPLVALGAVLLAWDSLGHLAFRPVDQLYFLRVGISLLFVAPLSYVFWRLGGFGGADAKALIAISILLPTFPRYLLPGFGLPVVRTTLGVFSMTVLTNTVVLAAGYPLALGVRNLLDGSVELPLMFLGRRVSVPSLSTAHGRLFETTTGYTRNGLDIDALRMYLRWRGLTLTELREGPDRLRDPDSITETHDPTDGAVGDGMAVDGGTVEAEDPWGAEAFLEDIDSTAYGTTPEKLRDGLQVVSSREEVWISPGIPFLVPMFFGTVVAFTYGDIVFGVVGALGLV, from the coding sequence ATGTTCGCCTCCGTACCGGACCTCCTCCGTCTCGTCGTTCTGCCCCTCCTCGGGTGGGCGGCGTGGCGGGACATCGAGACGCGGCGGGTGCCCTCCGTCGTCTGGTATCCGCTCGTCGCCCTCGGCGCGGTGCTCCTCGCGTGGGACTCGCTCGGGCATCTCGCCTTCAGGCCCGTCGACCAGTTGTACTTCCTCCGCGTCGGAATCAGCCTCCTCTTCGTCGCGCCCCTCTCGTACGTGTTCTGGCGACTCGGCGGGTTCGGCGGCGCCGACGCGAAGGCGCTCATCGCCATTTCGATACTGCTGCCGACGTTCCCGCGGTACCTCCTGCCGGGGTTCGGACTCCCGGTCGTCAGAACGACGCTCGGCGTGTTCTCGATGACCGTCCTGACGAACACCGTCGTGCTCGCGGCGGGATATCCGCTCGCCCTCGGCGTCCGGAACCTCCTCGACGGGAGCGTCGAACTCCCCCTCATGTTCCTCGGCCGCCGCGTGTCGGTCCCCTCGCTGTCGACGGCGCACGGCCGCCTGTTCGAGACGACCACGGGCTACACGAGGAACGGCCTCGACATCGACGCCCTGCGGATGTACCTCCGCTGGCGCGGCCTCACGCTGACGGAACTCCGCGAAGGCCCCGACAGACTCCGCGACCCGGACAGCATCACCGAGACGCACGACCCGACGGACGGCGCCGTCGGCGACGGGATGGCCGTCGACGGCGGGACCGTCGAGGCGGAGGACCCGTGGGGCGCCGAGGCGTTCCTCGAAGACATCGACTCGACGGCGTACGGGACGACGCCGGAGAAACTCCGCGACGGTCTGCAGGTGGTCTCCTCCCGCGAGGAGGTGTGGATTTCGCCCGGCATCCCGTTCCTCGTCCCCATGTTCTTCGGCACCGTCGTCGCGTTCACCTACGGCGACATCGTCTTCGGCGTCGTCGGAGCGCTCGGTCTGGTCTGA
- the hisI gene encoding phosphoribosyl-AMP cyclohydrolase, producing MTDDVEVDFGADGLVPAVAQDADSGEVLMLAYVSPEALERTRETGRAHYYSRSRDELWEKGATSGHTQSVEEVRVDCDADTLLYLVDQTGGACHTGHRSCFYRTVDGEHVGEKVYDPDDVY from the coding sequence ATGACAGACGACGTCGAGGTCGATTTCGGGGCGGACGGTCTCGTCCCCGCGGTCGCGCAGGACGCAGACTCCGGCGAAGTGCTGATGCTCGCGTACGTCTCGCCCGAAGCCCTCGAACGCACCCGCGAGACGGGCCGCGCGCACTACTACTCCCGCAGTCGGGACGAACTCTGGGAGAAGGGGGCGACCAGCGGGCACACCCAGTCGGTCGAGGAGGTCCGCGTCGACTGCGACGCCGACACCCTCCTCTACCTCGTCGACCAGACCGGCGGCGCCTGCCACACGGGCCACCGCTCCTGTTTCTACCGCACCGTCGACGGCGAACACGTCGGCGAGAAGGTGTACGACCCCGACGACGTCTACTGA
- a CDS encoding DUF7118 family protein, whose translation MTDEHSTPTAAEAEDLRERLAAAREARDDAEESVAETGEESVVAAADAYRKATRLLDRYEDSAVGSGDFQAYVEFQDKFLGLVEDLPEDLPYRDAFEAAADRLDRRRLRERDFEGAREDLEPAASAVDSLDRRREAREELSSAQRDAKLRRKDIDARLEELERLLELGEADVEAPVERLRDPVEAYNDAVTEEFRTYKREESAYEVVTTIEATEWYSLVDYRTPPRDLREFVRESPDADEPIPQLLEFADYTGSKLDHYAEDPAALQTAVAVHRTYLERLDADPLRVSFPPPPAETLRRRADELISVLNRFADEETIARLREVRKLTQLEEYDRLRTAARARTELTDDQLDRLRSGAVETDLRELREARENLTAELDED comes from the coding sequence ATGACCGACGAACATTCGACTCCCACCGCGGCCGAGGCCGAGGACCTGCGCGAACGACTCGCGGCGGCGCGCGAGGCCCGCGACGACGCGGAGGAGTCGGTCGCGGAGACGGGCGAGGAGTCCGTCGTCGCCGCCGCCGACGCCTACCGGAAGGCGACGCGCCTCCTCGACCGCTACGAGGACTCCGCCGTGGGGTCCGGCGACTTCCAGGCGTACGTCGAGTTCCAGGACAAGTTCCTCGGACTCGTCGAGGACCTCCCGGAGGACCTGCCGTACCGCGACGCGTTCGAGGCCGCGGCCGACCGACTGGACCGCCGCCGCCTCCGCGAACGCGACTTCGAGGGCGCGCGCGAGGACCTCGAACCCGCCGCTTCCGCCGTCGACAGCCTCGACCGCAGGCGCGAGGCGCGCGAGGAACTGTCGTCGGCCCAACGCGACGCGAAACTCCGTCGGAAGGACATCGACGCCCGCCTCGAGGAACTGGAGCGACTGCTCGAACTCGGCGAGGCGGACGTCGAGGCGCCCGTCGAACGCCTCCGCGACCCCGTCGAGGCGTACAACGACGCCGTGACCGAGGAGTTCCGGACGTACAAGCGCGAGGAGTCGGCGTACGAGGTTGTCACGACTATCGAGGCGACCGAGTGGTACTCGCTCGTCGACTACCGGACGCCGCCGCGGGACCTCCGGGAGTTCGTCCGCGAGAGCCCCGACGCCGACGAACCGATTCCGCAACTGCTGGAGTTCGCCGACTACACGGGGTCGAAACTCGACCACTACGCCGAGGACCCGGCGGCCCTCCAGACGGCCGTCGCCGTCCACCGGACGTACCTCGAACGCCTCGACGCCGACCCCCTGCGCGTGTCGTTCCCGCCGCCGCCGGCCGAGACGCTCCGTCGCCGCGCGGACGAACTCATCTCGGTCTTGAACCGTTTCGCGGACGAGGAGACGATAGCCCGTCTGCGCGAGGTTCGGAAACTGACTCAGTTGGAGGAGTACGACCGCCTCCGGACGGCGGCGCGCGCCCGCACGGAACTGACGGACGACCAACTCGACCGACTGCGCTCGGGCGCCGTCGAGACGGACCTGCGCGAACTCCGCGAGGCGCGCGAGAACCTGACCGCCGAACTCGACGAGGACTGA
- the glmM gene encoding phosphoglucosamine mutase, translating to MKLFGSSGTRGVVGDGLTPEFVLRVAKAAGTVWASDRAVVARDTRTTGEMFSDAATSGLASVGVDVDVLGPVPTPGVVRYCEVEEVPAVVVTASHNPPEYNGIKLVGDDGVELSVSDLERIEEHILAEDFATAAWDEVGEIREVDSANREYVEDLLAAADREAIADAGLTVALDPGHGAGCLTSPEFFRELGCEVVTVNANADGRFPGRESEPVGSKLGDLCRLVKASDADVGVAHDGDADRAVFVDEHGEFVAGEASLAALAAAHLGPNDTTVAAVNVSQRLVDVCEETGADLELTPIGATNIITRIRDLWARGETVPVAGEGNGGVFFPDYRLVRDGAYTAAKFLELVAERPTSEVVAPYSDYVNVRVNLPYESDAELEAMLDAAHEYAEASEATPNTTDGYRLDYGDAWVLVRPSGTEPKVRVYAEARNEERATELASGAEEALKDALDRV from the coding sequence ATGAAGCTGTTCGGCTCGAGCGGGACCCGGGGCGTGGTGGGTGACGGTCTCACGCCCGAGTTCGTCCTGCGAGTCGCGAAGGCGGCCGGAACAGTCTGGGCGTCGGACCGTGCGGTGGTCGCGCGGGACACCCGAACGACGGGCGAGATGTTCTCCGACGCGGCGACGAGCGGCCTCGCCAGCGTCGGCGTCGACGTGGACGTGCTCGGACCCGTCCCGACGCCGGGCGTCGTCCGCTACTGCGAGGTGGAGGAGGTTCCGGCCGTCGTCGTCACCGCCTCGCACAACCCGCCGGAGTACAACGGCATCAAACTCGTCGGCGACGACGGCGTCGAACTCTCCGTGTCCGACTTAGAGCGCATCGAAGAGCACATCCTCGCGGAGGACTTCGCCACCGCGGCGTGGGACGAGGTGGGCGAGATACGCGAGGTCGACTCCGCGAACCGCGAGTACGTCGAGGACCTCCTCGCCGCGGCCGACCGCGAGGCCATCGCCGACGCCGGCCTGACCGTCGCCCTCGACCCCGGCCACGGCGCCGGGTGTCTCACCAGCCCCGAGTTCTTCCGCGAACTCGGCTGCGAGGTGGTGACCGTCAACGCCAACGCCGACGGCCGCTTCCCCGGTCGCGAGTCCGAACCGGTCGGCAGCAAACTCGGCGACCTCTGCCGCCTCGTGAAGGCCAGCGACGCCGACGTCGGCGTCGCCCACGACGGGGACGCCGACCGGGCCGTCTTCGTCGACGAGCACGGCGAGTTCGTCGCCGGCGAGGCGTCGCTGGCCGCCCTCGCCGCGGCCCACCTCGGGCCGAACGACACCACCGTCGCCGCGGTCAACGTCTCCCAGCGACTCGTCGACGTCTGCGAGGAGACGGGCGCGGACCTCGAACTGACGCCCATCGGCGCGACGAACATCATCACTCGAATCCGGGACCTCTGGGCGCGGGGCGAAACCGTCCCCGTCGCCGGCGAGGGCAACGGCGGGGTCTTCTTCCCGGACTACCGCCTCGTCCGCGACGGCGCCTACACCGCCGCGAAGTTCCTCGAACTCGTCGCCGAACGGCCGACGAGCGAGGTGGTCGCCCCGTACTCCGACTACGTGAACGTCCGCGTCAACCTCCCCTACGAGAGCGACGCGGAACTCGAAGCGATGCTCGACGCCGCCCACGAGTACGCCGAAGCGTCCGAGGCGACGCCGAACACGACGGACGGCTACCGCCTCGACTACGGCGACGCGTGGGTGCTCGTGCGCCCCTCCGGCACCGAACCGAAGGTGCGCGTCTACGCCGAGGCGCGGAACGAAGAGCGCGCCACCGAACTCGCGTCGGGCGCCGAAGAGGCGCTGAAAGACGCGCTCGACCGGGTCTGA
- the hisA gene encoding 1-(5-phosphoribosyl)-5-[(5-phosphoribosylamino)methylideneamino]imidazole-4-carboxamide isomerase, protein MTEAFPTFEVVPAVDMQDGEVVQLVQGERGTETRYGDPVEAAERWVDEGARTLHLVDLDGAFEGERKNADAVEAVVEAVDVPVQLGGGIRSADDAVELLELGVERVILGTAAVETPEIVGEISESHPDSVMVSLDAKDGEVVVSGWTEGTGLDPAEAAARYEDLGAGAILFTDVDVEGRLEGVQTDVTSRVVDAVDIPVVASGGVASLSDVRALKEAGAAAVVVGTALYEGTFTLGEAQAAGRE, encoded by the coding sequence ATGACGGAGGCGTTTCCGACGTTCGAGGTGGTCCCCGCGGTGGACATGCAGGACGGCGAAGTCGTCCAGTTGGTGCAGGGCGAACGCGGCACCGAGACGCGCTACGGCGACCCGGTCGAGGCCGCGGAGCGCTGGGTCGACGAGGGGGCGCGCACGCTCCACCTCGTCGACCTCGACGGCGCGTTCGAGGGCGAGCGAAAGAACGCCGACGCGGTGGAGGCGGTGGTCGAGGCCGTCGACGTGCCCGTCCAGTTGGGCGGCGGCATCCGGTCGGCCGACGACGCGGTCGAACTGCTCGAACTCGGCGTCGAACGCGTCATCCTCGGCACCGCGGCCGTCGAGACGCCGGAGATAGTGGGCGAGATAAGCGAGTCGCACCCCGACTCGGTGATGGTGAGCCTCGACGCCAAGGACGGAGAGGTCGTCGTCTCGGGGTGGACCGAGGGAACGGGGCTGGACCCCGCCGAGGCCGCCGCGCGCTACGAGGACCTCGGCGCGGGCGCGATACTGTTCACCGACGTGGACGTCGAGGGGCGGTTAGAAGGGGTTCAGACCGACGTGACGAGTCGGGTCGTCGACGCCGTCGACATCCCGGTCGTCGCCTCCGGCGGCGTCGCGTCGCTCTCCGACGTTCGAGCACTGAAAGAGGCGGGCGCGGCGGCCGTCGTCGTCGGGACGGCCCTCTACGAGGGGACGTTCACGCTCGGAGAAGCGCAGGCGGCGGGCCGCGAGTAA